The Pradoshia eiseniae DNA segment TTGATCTTGCCAATCGCAGCTACGCCAAGACGATTGAGCAGTTCAGCATTAATGGCATTGATTATGAAAGCCAGGATATCATTGTGGAGGATGTATTTAAATACTTCAAGTATGCAGCGCGGAAAGAATTGAAGTTTGATTTAGTTATCCTTGATCCGCCAAGCTTTGCTAAATCAAAAAAATTCACCTTCAGTGCAGCAAAGGATTACACAAATTTGCTGAAGGATACGATTGCGATTACGGAGAAGAATGGAACGATCGTCGCCTCAACCAATTGCAGTGCGTTTAATATGGACAAGTTTAAAGGGTTCATTGATACGGCATGCAAGGACATGAAGCGCCGTTACCGTATTCGTGAGGAATTCTCGCTTCCGGATGATTTTAAAACGATTAGTGAATATAAAGAGGGGGACTATTTAAAGGTCGTCTTCATTGAATTAATAGGCTGAATAAAAAAGGAAGAGGCTCATTTTTATGAGCCTCTTCCTTTAACTATTTTTAGAAGAATAAGGCGCCTAGAGCGAAGCCGCCGATTAAGCCAAGAGCAAGCGGGTAACCCCAGCCCCAGCCTCCTCCCCAGCCCCAGTAACCATAGCCTCTGCCAGAACCGCCGCTTGGCCTGATCCAAACATGCTTATTCGTAACTCGCGTGATAACGCCATTATGCCTTCTGCCGTGGACATCTGTGATGCAAACATTACGTCCGATATGTCTATTGCATAATTCATAATAATTCATGAGGATAGAACCTCCTTCCTGAATCGGTTTCTCTGTATTGTATTTTTTTTTGGACAACTTGCTTGTTTGTTTTACCTATCTAAAGGAGTTTCTTTGAGCGGAACATAAAATAAGGGCATTCATACAATGGCAAAAAAGAAGTTAGGGGTGCAGCATGTCAGTGTATACGTATATAGATCTATTATCAATCCTAGGAATTGGGGGAGCCCATCCAGGCGGAATTAAAGCAACCGATATCATGCTTGGAGGAGAATCGATTGGACCTGAAACCGTGATTCTTGATGCGGGGTGCGGGACGGGGCAAACGAGTGCCTATCTTTCATCACGGTATGGAGCAAAAGTATTGGCGCTTGATAACCATCCGCTAATGGCAGAAAAGGCAAGACAGCGCTTTAGCATGCAAAGCCTGCCTGTTAAGGTCATAGAATCCTCTCTTGAATCCATGCCACTCGCTACAGGCTCCGTTGATTATTGTCTATCAGAATCTGTCCTTTCCTTTGCTGACTTTTATGCCTCGGCAAAAGAAATACATCGGGTATTAAAGAGTAGTGGTGTCCTTTACGCTATTGAGCTGACGATAGACGGACCGGCCAGGCAGGAGGAGAAGCATGTAATCGGGTCGTTTTATGGATTCCGGCAAATGTGGAACGAAGAGGAGTGGAAGGCTGCCTGTCTTTATGCGGGATTCCGCCATGTAGAGATTCGCGAGCTCCCATCCTTCTACGATGATGAGGAACCGCTGACTGACTTCTACCCATCGGATGACGTTCCGGAACAGGTTTTCCAATTGTTATCCCAGCATGAACAAATGCTCAAGCAATACAGGCATCTAATGAACTACCGGATTATACGGGCACAGAAGTGAGGATGAGGCGGCTGCTGGCTTAATGGCCAGATACCGCCTTTTTTTGATAACATTTCGCCATCATGCAAATGGTCGCTGTACTAAGAAGCAAACTATTAGCAAGGGAGTACAGGGCTGGACAGTGTCTGAAATAACAAGATTGAATAGCTGCATCTCAAATAAACGAAGAGCTTTTATTAAAGTGAACACGGTTATAGAGGCGGCTATTAAAGAGTCAGCATACGTGTGAGATTCAATGGATTTCTTCGATTATTTTATAAATGAATGTACTTTAACATGGGAGGCGTTAACCTAATTGGTTTACGCTTTTTTGTCATTCCGTGTCCTGCTTTTCTGCACGTAAAACAGGGTTTATATCCTATGAATTATTTTTCCTGCCCATTACTATTCTCCTGTTTTTAATTATTCATCAAGGTAACACAAAAAGACAGAACATTCAGTGATACTATTGTTTTGGGTGTAATTTCCAAAATTTGCGGTTGTGGGGGGAGAAATTTGAGGAAAAAAGTTTGGTCAATTGGTTTATGTTCTGTATTATCTCTTACATTATTAGCTGGGGGAAATTCATGGACAGCAGAAGCGAAAAACGGTCAAAATCTGCCCGCATCATTAAAAACAGCAGCTAAGGGGAATATTCCAGATTGGAATGGAATACCGCTAAATGGACTGATTCCGGAAACGGCTTCAGACGCAACGAGAATTGAACTGGAAAATGGTATGACAAAGCCAATCTATTCAACTGACGAGGCGATAATAGAGGAATTATTTGTCGAGACCGAGGTAGACAGCGACAGGGATGGGAAGCGTGACCGCGTGTCTATTAAAGTGTACCGGCCCAAAACGGAACCAGGTGTTAAAGTACCCGTCATTTATGAGATGAGTCCCTATCGCTCTGGAATTTTAAATGTTCCCGTCTATAATGTCGATGTGGAGCTAAATCCCGTTGAACACCCTGGGAAAGGGAATGGACGAGGAGGAAAGCCATTCGCGCTTGCCAAAGGCCAGCCTGCTAATCTTGGCTCCTTGGGGAATTACTATGTCCCTCGCGGTTATGGGGTTATTCTTGCAGAAAGTATTGGGACAGGTAAATCGAATGGTTGTCCAACAACAGGAGATGAACGTGAAATTCTTGGCACGAAGGCTGTTATTGATTGGTTAAATGGGCGAGCAAAAGCTTATGCAGGAGACGGTAGAGAGGTATCCGCTGATTGGTCCACAGGCAACGTGGGGATGACAGGTACTTCCTACAACGGGACCTTGCCGAATGCGGTTGCTGCAACAGGTGTCGATGGACTAAAAACGATTATCCCAGTTGCCGCAATTAGCAGCTGGTATGACTATTATCGTGCAAACGGAGCAGTTATCGCTCCTGGTGGCTATCAAGGTGAAGATACAGACAATATGGCTGAAGCTGTCCTCACTCGTGACAATCCGCAGGTATGTAAGGATGTCATTGCTGAGCTAACAGCCGAACAGGACAGAGAAACAGGGGACTACAATGAATTCTGGGCAGACCGTGATTATGTGAAGGATGCCAAGAATATCGAGGCTAGTGTTCTTGTGGTACATGGGCTGAATGATTGGAATGTTAAAACAAAGCAATTCTCACAGTGGTGGGAAGCATTAGGAGAAAATAATGTCCCCCGCAGATTATGGCTCCATCAGGGTGGCCATTCAAGTCCGTCAGGCAATAACTGGCCGCAATTACAAAATAGATGGTTTGATTATTATCTCTATGGGATCGAAAATGGAGTCATGAATGAGCCGGCGGTAGATATCCAGCGTGAGGACAGAACGTGGACGAAGGAAACAAGCTGGCCTGCAGCTGGTTCTGCTCCGACAAGGTTGCATTTGACAGGCGAGGGGAATGATTTAGGTAAGTTACAGCTGAAGCCGGTTCCGAATAAGCCGCATAACAAGCAAATAATCATTGATGACCCAATGAAAAAGGCCAATACACTCATTGCCGACCCAGAGCTAAATTCCTCCAACCGGCTGGCTTATATGACTCCTGCACTAACTGATTCAGTCCGGCTGAGCGGAACGCCGAAAGTCAGTATTCGTGCAAGCATAGATCGTCCGGTTGCCAACTTAACGGCCTTACTCGTTGATTACAGCAATTCAAGCCCAGTCATCGTATCGCGCGGCTGGATGGATCCGCAAAATCTCAAATCCGATGACCGCTCTAAATCATTGGTTCCTGGCAAGGATTACACGTTTGAATGGGAAATGGAGCCTAAGGATTACGTATTTAAGGCAGGTCACCAGATTGGGATTGTCCTTATCGCCAGCGATTATGACTATACAATTCGTCCAAAAGCCGGTACAAAAATTAATGTCATTCCAACCCGCAGTGAAATTACATTGCCTATAGTCGGCGGTCGCAGTGCGTTTAAGCATTAAGTTAAGTATGAGAGGGTCAGTTTCCTCATGACTTATTCCGATACACGCGAGCCAGCAAGATAGACTGGCAGGAATGGAGCAGAAAAGGGCTTGAGAGAAGCTCTTCGACCAGTGGAATATTGGATACAAAACAAGCAAAAAGCCAGTTCATCAGCTGAACTGGCCTTTTTGCTTAATTTTATGCATCTGCAGTTTTACTCATGGCGTTTTTCAGCCAGTTTTTGCCCTCGACAAGACGTGTGACAAGCATGGCGCACACAGTGTTTCCTGTAGAGTTAAGCAAGGTAGCTGGAATATCAATGATGGTACTGATAACAGCGATTAGCGGCAATACTTCTGGCGAGAAGCCGAATACCGTTAAGATCAGCATTTCACCAATCATGCCGCCACCTGGGATAGCACCCATTACGGCCCCAACAAGGAAGGAGACAGCTAGAATACTGAGAATGCTTGATACGCTCGTCATATCTCGGCCAAAGAGACTGAACAAGAAGACGATTTTCAGCACACCACCGATAACGGAACCATCCTTATGCGTGTTAGCACCAAGCGGAATGACCGTTTCTGCGATATCATCAGGAACACCGATTTTCTTCGTCGCATCAAGATTAATCGGAATGCACGCAGCACTAGAGCATGTAGCAATGGCTGTAACAGATGGAGGAAGAACATTCATCCAGAAGGCACGTATGCCGTCTTTTCCAGCTGCAATGAAAGCATATAGTGTAAAGAATCCGAAGAAATAGATGATGGATATAATCATATAGAGTACGAAGGAACGTGCGTATCCTTCAAGGATTTGCGGTCCAAGCTCACCAATAATCGCCGCGAAATAGCAGCCAAGCCCGATTGGGGCATAGTACATAATGATTTTAACAACCTTCATGAGAACCTCAGTTGCAGAAGTGAGCAGCTGCGCAACAGGACGTCCCTTTTCACCGGCCATGGCAGTAGCGAGCCCGACAAGGACGGAGAAGACGATTAGCTGAAGGATATGTTGTCTAGACAGCAATTCAGAGAAATCACTCACAGTAAAAGTGTTCACAAGCTGTGAGAGCAGGGTGACATCTTCTGTGTCTGGGACTTCGGTGTTTGTCATCATTTCTTTGATGGCGGATACATCAGAATCTCCAATTGGATTCATAATAGTAGTTCCTGCCATACCTAGAACAGCTGAGATGACAGCTGTGATAAAGAAGACAATGACAATGCTCACCATGATTTTGCCGAGACGCTTCATTTCGCTCATATTAGCAATAGCTGATGTGATGCTAAAGAAGACAAGCGGAACAATGATCATAAATAATAAGTTCAGGAATAAGTCCCCGAATGGTCTTACTACGGCTATATCCGGTCCAATAATAGATCCTGCGATTCCGCCGATGATGATAGCGCCGAGCAAGATTAAAGAAGACTTATAGCTTGCTAGAAAACGTTTCATATTCTCAAACCTTTCTTTTTGAAAAACTTCTGTTATTTTATCATACTTATTCAAATTGCCAACTACTATGTGAATATTGCTAGAAAGATGGATAAAAATGCTCTAAAATTAGAAGATGATAATAAAAGGAGTTCATTTACATGATTGAATATGGGCAATGGCCGCTTGAAAAACGGGGCATTCTAAATGAAGATTTCCGCGTTTTCCATTTGAAGGACCGCATCACAAAGGATGTCGATTACCATTATCATGATTTTCATAAGATCATCATTTTCCTGAAAGGAAATGTTACCTACATGATTGAGGGGAAAGCTTATAAGTTAAGACCTTGGGATACCCTCATCATCAGTCAAAGTCAAATCCATAAGCCAATCATTGATCCCTCAGAGGATTATGAGCGAATCATTATTTGGTTTAACCCGGAAATGATAGCAGAGCATAATCGTGAGGATGCCAATTTGCTTGAGTGCTTTGAAGTAGCTATGAACAGGGATAACAATCGTCTGCGTTTATTTGAGGAGCAGCTGCGCAAGGTGAAAAGAATCGTAAATGATTTTCTTGAAGAAGAAGATAGTCCGGCTTTTGGCAATGATATCTTGAAACGAACCTTATTAATTCAATTAATCATCCTTTTGAACCGCAGTATACTCGATATTAATCGCAGAAATCCGTCAATTGATGTTCAATTTGACCAAAACATCAATGAAATTGTTACGTATATCAATCAGCACTTGGATGGTGACCTATCCGTTGGACACCTTGCCTCCCTTGTTTTCTTGAGCAAATATCATCTCATGAGAAAATTCAAGGCATATACAGGCTATACACTTCACCAATATATTGTCCAGAAGAGGCTGATGTATGCGAAAGCCTTAATGGCAGAGGGCTTAAGGCTGACTGATGTGTGCCAGTCAGCGGGCTTCAACGATTATTCAGGCTTCGTGCGGGCATTTAAGAAAGAGTTCGGTATCTCACCGCGAGAATATTTGAAAGTCAAAAAGACCGTCTAAATGATAGGCGGTCTTCTTTGTCGCTTATTACAACATAATATATCCCCTCACAGGAAATCTTAAGAGAGTGAGGAGGTGCGACAATGACTAAAATAGGTGTCGAGCAATCATTAACTGATATTCATGAGGCCTTGGCTGAGCTAGGGTATGAGGTGACAGAATTGCGCCATGCAGCGGATGCTGCTGGGGTCGATTTTGATTTTTGTGTTGTCACGGGACTAGACACAAATGTCATGGGCATACAGGAAGCCAGAACCGACGCGTCTATTATTGAGGCGAATGGCATGACGGCGAATGAAATTGTAAATGAAATCAGAAGCAGGCTCAATCAATAAGCATGAAAGAAGGGCACTCATCCGATTAGGATGAGTGCCCTGCCTTTTTTAAAGCTTGAATGAACTCTTTAAGGAGACAATCAAGTTAAAGATTAATTTGTCTGATTCATTCTTCGGATCGACGTTAAAATAGCCGTGGCGGAAGAATTGGAACTTGTCATTTCCTTTGACATCCTTCATGTTCGGCTCCACGAATCCTTGCTCAATGATCAAGGAGTTTGGATTTACATGGTCAAGGAATGAGCCGCCTTCTTTCTCCGCATCCTCATCAAGGATGAGGGGCTCGTATAGACGGAATTCAGCCGGGATAGCTTGGGTAGCTTCGACCCAGTGAATTGTTCCTTTTACTTTGCGGCCAGTAAATCCAGTGCCGCTCTTCGTTTCTGGGTCATACGTACAGTGCAGCTCGACCACATTTCCGTCCGCATCTTTGATGACTTCTTCACATTTAATGAAGTAAGCATGCTTTAAGCGAACCTCGTTACCAGGGAAGAGACGGAAATATTTCTTCGGAGGGTCTTCCATGAAGTCCTCTTGCTCGATGTAGATTTCACGGCCGAACGGGATTTTGCGCATGCCCATTTCCGGGTTCTCCGGATTAATCTCTGCATCAAGCATTTCGATTTCGCCTTCTGGATAATTCGTGATCACAACCTTAAGCGGCTTTAAAATCCCCATTGTACGCGGCGCTTTTAATTTCAAGTCTTCGCGGACGAAATGCTCAAGCATCTTTTCATCGACGATTCCGCTTGTTTTAGCTACGCCAATTTCACGGCAGAAGTTACGGATTGCTTCCGGTGTGTAGCCGCGTCTTCTTAGACCGGATAGGGTCGGCATACGCGGGTCATCCCAGCCATCGACATAGCCTTCTTCAACAAGCTGCTTCAATTTGCGCTTGCTCATGACTGTGTTTGTCAAATTCAAACGACCGAACTCATATTGTCTTGGCACAGCTGGCATTTCGCATTCTTTAATTACCCAGTCATAGAATGGACGCTGGTCCTCGAATTCAAGTGTACAAATAGAATGAGTCACGCCTTCAATCGCATCCTCAATTGGGTGAGCGAACGCATACATTGGATAGATGCACCATTTTGTGCCAGTGTTATGGTGTGGTACATGAGCGATTCGGTAAATAACAGGGTCACGAAGATTGATGTTTGGTGAACTCATATCGATCTTGGCACGAAGAACTTTCTCCCCGTCTCTAAATTCTCCATCTCGCATCCGTTTGAACAAGTCGAGATTCTCTTCCACAGAACGGCCGCGGAAAGGGCTCTCCTTGCCTGGTTCAGTTAATGTGCCGCGGTATTCCCGGATTTGATCGGCAGAAAGGTCATCCACATAGGCTAAACCTTTTTCAATCAAAAGGATTGCTCGGCTGTACATTTCCTCAAAATAATCAGAGGCAAAAAACAGTCCGTCCCAGTTGTAGCCAAGCCATTCTACATCTTTCTTAATTGATTCGACAAACTCCACATCCTCCTTCACAGGATTGGTATCATCAAAGCGCAAGTTTGTCTTGCCGCCGAACTCATCAGCGATGTCAAAATTCAGCACAATCGATTTAGCATGGCCGATATGCAAATAGCCATTCGGTTCCGGCGGGAAACGGGTGATGACTTCTTTTGTTTTGCCTGATTCTACATCATCAATGACGATGTTGCGTATAAAATTGGACGTATTATGTTCCACCATCTTCAACCTCTTTCGCATAAACTAGTAGTTTCATTCTAATGGAAATGTCCCCGAGTCGCAAGAAGCCTACAAATAAATACAGTAAAGGGCGGGGAGCATCTTCTAATATAGTAATTTTGGCAATATATCTAGTATATCTGCATTTTGTTTTCCTATACATTGAAATGCACGGGAAAAGGCTCGAAAGGGGACCTTTATTGATAATCAAGCGACAGCCTATGTATAATAAGATGAGAAAACCACGACATTAGTTAGGAGAATTAAATGAGCGCGAAAGCTGTATTTATAGAGGAATTAAATGAAGGACTGAAAAAAGAATGGGAGCAAGCTGGATTTAAGGAACCGACAGCCGTTCAATCGAAGGCATATGGACCTGTGATGGAGGGAGCTGATTGTATCGTTGAGTCCCCGACAGGAACGGGCAAGACGCTAGCCTATGTGCTGCCGGTACTAAATAAGATTGCTCCTGCTGAGCAGAAGGTACAGGCTGTTTTCGTGGCGCCGTCACGTGAATTGGTTATGCAAATTTTTGAGGTTGTGCAAACATGGGCAAAAAGCAGCGGCATCACGGCTGCATCCTTCATTGGAGGGGCAAATCCAAAACGGCAGCTTGAGAAATTGAAGAAGCATCCGCATATCGTGATTGGCACGCCTGGCAGGCTAGAGGAATTAATCAAGCAAAAGAAACTGAAGATGCATGGAGTAAAGACCATCGTTCTTGATGAGGGCGATCAGCTTCTAATTCCTGAACATATGTCCACTGTTGGGGCCATTCTTCATTCAGCGATGCGTGATCGTCAAGTTCTGCTCTTCTCAGCGACACTGCCAAAGCAGCTTGAAGAGGAAGCAGCCCAATGGATGAATGAACCTGTCAGCATTCGAATTTCAAAGGAAGAAACCGTGCAATCGAAGGTCGATCATATTTATTTTGTGACCGAACAGCGCGATAAGATCCTTCTCCTTGAGAAGCTCGCCAAAATGCAGGGAATGAGAGCACTCGTCTTCGGCAGAGATATTGGCAATCTTGATGTCATGGCTTCTAAGCTCTCCTATAAAAAGGTTGACCTTGCTGTTATTCATGGCGATTCGAAGAAGATGGACAGAGAGAAGGCTATTCGTTCCTTCCGGCAAGGAAAGCTTCCGGTTTTGCTTGCGACAGATGTCGCGGCAAGGGGGCTTGATATTGAGGGCCTACCGTATGTCATCCATGTAGATTTCCCGGAATCCATCGCCCAATATGTCCATCGCTCCGGCCGCACAGGACGCCAAGGAGCAAGTGGAACAGTGATTTCGATTGTGACGCCGCGTGAGGAGCGAGAGCTGCGCAAATATGCTCGTGAACTTAAGCTAGAGCTGAAAAAGAAAGAATTATTTAAAGGGAAGATTGTCGATGAGCGGCCAGTCTATCCGAAGAAGCGTCCGGCTGTGAAGCCGCAAAAGAAAAAATAAACAGGATCATCACTCTCCTAAACCCATGAATAAAATCAGGCAATTGGCAAAAACTAGGGTGGATAAAATTAGAGGAGTGAATGAAATGAAGAAATGGACGTTAATTGTTTTGGCAGGCATCATGATGGCAACAGCCTCATTTACCAGTCTTAGCCCACCCGTTCAGGCTGCAGAGGAGAAGGTGCCAGCTCCGGCAGAGAAATCACTGACAGATGCGCAGAAAACAGAGCTTGAAGCCATGCATAAGGATGCCCTTCAGCGTGAGAAGGATATTATCCATAAATATGTGGAATATGGTGTGATGACAAAGGATACAGCCGATATGATTCTCGAGCATATGGACAAGCGCTTTGAGAAAGTAAAAGCAAATGGCTATATTCCCCCTAGGCATTTTGGAAAGCTGCCGATGCCTCATCAGAAGCCTGAACCGCGCACAAATGATTAATATATGAACTCCAAAGCTTGAGCGGCTTTGGAGTTTTTTTATGTCAATATATCATCTATAAAGAAAATTTTGATTTTTTATCAAACATACTTTCTTTTACTCTGCAATACGTTATAATAAACATGAACTTAATGTGCAATCGCTTGCACAAAGTAAGGGACCTTTTATGGGAGAGTGAAATTCGATGAAGAGATTATTTGCAGTAGACCCATGGAGAATTATAGAGGAAGAACTACATAAGGATGATTTTCGTCTTGCTGAGAGTATGATGAGTCTTGGCAACGGACATATGGGCTTGA contains these protein-coding regions:
- a CDS encoding class I SAM-dependent methyltransferase, giving the protein MSVYTYIDLLSILGIGGAHPGGIKATDIMLGGESIGPETVILDAGCGTGQTSAYLSSRYGAKVLALDNHPLMAEKARQRFSMQSLPVKVIESSLESMPLATGSVDYCLSESVLSFADFYASAKEIHRVLKSSGVLYAIELTIDGPARQEEKHVIGSFYGFRQMWNEEEWKAACLYAGFRHVEIRELPSFYDDEEPLTDFYPSDDVPEQVFQLLSQHEQMLKQYRHLMNYRIIRAQK
- a CDS encoding Xaa-Pro dipeptidyl-peptidase; the protein is MRKKVWSIGLCSVLSLTLLAGGNSWTAEAKNGQNLPASLKTAAKGNIPDWNGIPLNGLIPETASDATRIELENGMTKPIYSTDEAIIEELFVETEVDSDRDGKRDRVSIKVYRPKTEPGVKVPVIYEMSPYRSGILNVPVYNVDVELNPVEHPGKGNGRGGKPFALAKGQPANLGSLGNYYVPRGYGVILAESIGTGKSNGCPTTGDEREILGTKAVIDWLNGRAKAYAGDGREVSADWSTGNVGMTGTSYNGTLPNAVAATGVDGLKTIIPVAAISSWYDYYRANGAVIAPGGYQGEDTDNMAEAVLTRDNPQVCKDVIAELTAEQDRETGDYNEFWADRDYVKDAKNIEASVLVVHGLNDWNVKTKQFSQWWEALGENNVPRRLWLHQGGHSSPSGNNWPQLQNRWFDYYLYGIENGVMNEPAVDIQREDRTWTKETSWPAAGSAPTRLHLTGEGNDLGKLQLKPVPNKPHNKQIIIDDPMKKANTLIADPELNSSNRLAYMTPALTDSVRLSGTPKVSIRASIDRPVANLTALLVDYSNSSPVIVSRGWMDPQNLKSDDRSKSLVPGKDYTFEWEMEPKDYVFKAGHQIGIVLIASDYDYTIRPKAGTKINVIPTRSEITLPIVGGRSAFKH
- a CDS encoding dicarboxylate/amino acid:cation symporter, coding for MKRFLASYKSSLILLGAIIIGGIAGSIIGPDIAVVRPFGDLFLNLLFMIIVPLVFFSITSAIANMSEMKRLGKIMVSIVIVFFITAVISAVLGMAGTTIMNPIGDSDVSAIKEMMTNTEVPDTEDVTLLSQLVNTFTVSDFSELLSRQHILQLIVFSVLVGLATAMAGEKGRPVAQLLTSATEVLMKVVKIIMYYAPIGLGCYFAAIIGELGPQILEGYARSFVLYMIISIIYFFGFFTLYAFIAAGKDGIRAFWMNVLPPSVTAIATCSSAACIPINLDATKKIGVPDDIAETVIPLGANTHKDGSVIGGVLKIVFLFSLFGRDMTSVSSILSILAVSFLVGAVMGAIPGGGMIGEMLILTVFGFSPEVLPLIAVISTIIDIPATLLNSTGNTVCAMLVTRLVEGKNWLKNAMSKTADA
- a CDS encoding AraC family transcriptional regulator: MIEYGQWPLEKRGILNEDFRVFHLKDRITKDVDYHYHDFHKIIIFLKGNVTYMIEGKAYKLRPWDTLIISQSQIHKPIIDPSEDYERIIIWFNPEMIAEHNREDANLLECFEVAMNRDNNRLRLFEEQLRKVKRIVNDFLEEEDSPAFGNDILKRTLLIQLIILLNRSILDINRRNPSIDVQFDQNINEIVTYINQHLDGDLSVGHLASLVFLSKYHLMRKFKAYTGYTLHQYIVQKRLMYAKALMAEGLRLTDVCQSAGFNDYSGFVRAFKKEFGISPREYLKVKKTV
- a CDS encoding YkuS family protein — translated: MTKIGVEQSLTDIHEALAELGYEVTELRHAADAAGVDFDFCVVTGLDTNVMGIQEARTDASIIEANGMTANEIVNEIRSRLNQ
- a CDS encoding glutamine--tRNA ligase/YqeY domain fusion protein is translated as MVEHNTSNFIRNIVIDDVESGKTKEVITRFPPEPNGYLHIGHAKSIVLNFDIADEFGGKTNLRFDDTNPVKEDVEFVESIKKDVEWLGYNWDGLFFASDYFEEMYSRAILLIEKGLAYVDDLSADQIREYRGTLTEPGKESPFRGRSVEENLDLFKRMRDGEFRDGEKVLRAKIDMSSPNINLRDPVIYRIAHVPHHNTGTKWCIYPMYAFAHPIEDAIEGVTHSICTLEFEDQRPFYDWVIKECEMPAVPRQYEFGRLNLTNTVMSKRKLKQLVEEGYVDGWDDPRMPTLSGLRRRGYTPEAIRNFCREIGVAKTSGIVDEKMLEHFVREDLKLKAPRTMGILKPLKVVITNYPEGEIEMLDAEINPENPEMGMRKIPFGREIYIEQEDFMEDPPKKYFRLFPGNEVRLKHAYFIKCEEVIKDADGNVVELHCTYDPETKSGTGFTGRKVKGTIHWVEATQAIPAEFRLYEPLILDEDAEKEGGSFLDHVNPNSLIIEQGFVEPNMKDVKGNDKFQFFRHGYFNVDPKNESDKLIFNLIVSLKSSFKL
- a CDS encoding DEAD/DEAH box helicase codes for the protein MSAKAVFIEELNEGLKKEWEQAGFKEPTAVQSKAYGPVMEGADCIVESPTGTGKTLAYVLPVLNKIAPAEQKVQAVFVAPSRELVMQIFEVVQTWAKSSGITAASFIGGANPKRQLEKLKKHPHIVIGTPGRLEELIKQKKLKMHGVKTIVLDEGDQLLIPEHMSTVGAILHSAMRDRQVLLFSATLPKQLEEEAAQWMNEPVSIRISKEETVQSKVDHIYFVTEQRDKILLLEKLAKMQGMRALVFGRDIGNLDVMASKLSYKKVDLAVIHGDSKKMDREKAIRSFRQGKLPVLLATDVAARGLDIEGLPYVIHVDFPESIAQYVHRSGRTGRQGASGTVISIVTPREERELRKYARELKLELKKKELFKGKIVDERPVYPKKRPAVKPQKKK
- a CDS encoding YckD family protein, which encodes MKKWTLIVLAGIMMATASFTSLSPPVQAAEEKVPAPAEKSLTDAQKTELEAMHKDALQREKDIIHKYVEYGVMTKDTADMILEHMDKRFEKVKANGYIPPRHFGKLPMPHQKPEPRTND